A stretch of Physeter macrocephalus isolate SW-GA chromosome 6, ASM283717v5, whole genome shotgun sequence DNA encodes these proteins:
- the YAF2 gene encoding YY1-associated factor 2 isoform X6, producing the protein MGDKKSPTRPKRQPKPSSDEGYWDCSVCTFRNSAEAFKCMMCDVRKGTSTRDSKEGGKLVSYSTASLGVRGTLRNRVGGGSSEEKKQAEYLAPGRRRNIVHRGVGPGQRSGPSLKEA; encoded by the exons ATGGGAGACAAGAAGAGCCCCACCAG GCCAAAGCGGCAGCCGAAGCCGTCCTCGGATGAGGGTTACTGGGACTGTAGCGTCTGCACCTTCCGGAACAGCGCCGAGGCCTTCAAGTGCATGATGTGCGATGTACGGAAGGGCACCTCCACCCG GGACAGCAAGGAAGGGGGGAAGCTGGTGTCCTACTCCACAGCCAGTCTTGGGGTTAGAGGAACCCTGAGAAATAGAGTAGGTGGTGGCAGctcagaagagaagaaacaggCCGAATACCTGGCACCTGGAAGAAGAAGGAATATAGTGCACAGGGGAGTTGGCCCAGGACAGAGAAGTGGGCCTAGTTTAAAAGAGGCTTGA